ATTGACAGGTGATTGGATCGTGATGCAGACTTATCTCACACCTTCATACTCACACAgtgtaacagaaaaaaatgaggaaTAAGTTTCCACTTCACGGTGgatgaggaagatgatgatgaaggtggTGATCTGTGTGGAAGCGCGTGTCCTCCCTCGTGCCCTCTGCGCGTCTTCATGGACTTCAGTCACAGTTGGTGTTGAATCAGAAATCAGGACACCTTTTTCAAAGAAGTGAAATATCAGCGTTAGTGACGCGTGTTTTGTCCTGCGTGGATCTGAGTGAATTAATATCATTAGTGGGGTGTGTGGCAGCTGCgttcacagtgtgtttgtgtgtttattagtTATTGGATTATTCAACAAGATTGAAGTAAAGgttggaggaagaggaaggagtaGAAGGAGCCAGTCGTTTGTGCGTAAATGGAAATAATGCGCAAAGTGTTTGGCGTTTCATTGCGATGCTTTTTctcgttttgtgtgtgtgtgtgtgtgtgtgtgcgcgcgtgagAGAGTGGCTGAGTTTGTGCACGCGTGCTTGTTTATAACGGAGGGGAAGAAGTCCATCTGCTTTATTGGACTGTATTTGCATAAAACTGGAAGTTATTACAGAAACAGTTGCTCTATATGTAGTGTGTTTTTTAAGGGtatatgtatttctgtgagTCGCAGcatctctgagtgtgtgtgtgcgtgagcgTGCGTAAAGACCGACAGGCTCGAGCGCTTCATTTCGATTCACCGGGGACCCCTGCGCGCAACAAGAGCCCCCCATGGGTGCAATAGTGCAAGCACAGACGGCGGTGATTGGCCAGAGGTTGATCAGATGGTACACTTCCCCTCTGTATTCAGTGGCACCTCACAACCCCCCCTTTCAGCAAAAACCAAATCTCGGATAAAGTAATGGCAAAACCACTTGGACTATAAAAGACAACAAATCATATTCCTCCGGAGTATATACACCCCGTTGTCCACCCAATGAGTTCCTATTTTGTTAACTCAACTTTTCCCGTGTCTCTACCGGGAGGACAGGACTCTCTCCTGGGTCAGATACCGTTATATTCCTCGGGATACACCGATCCGTTAAGACACTACTCCAACGCGGCCACATATGGAGCAGCCAACATGCAGGAGAAGGTTTACCCGGCGTCCTATTACCAGCAGACGGGCGCAGCGGCCGCGGCCATCTACGGAAGGGCCGGCGGCGGAGCGCCCTGCGACTACAACCCGGTCGGGACTTTCTACAAGGACGCGGAGGGCTCGTGCGCTTTCTCGAACCGCGACGACCAGCCGCTGTTTGTCACTCAGGAGCAGCGCAAAGCGGAGTGCCCGGAGCAGACTGTCAGTATGAGCAGCAGCATCGACGACAAGTCCTCCACTCTGATCTACCCGTGGATGCAGAGGATGAACGCCTGCTCCGCTGGTGAGTACAAACGTTTTAAACTCTGTTGTTGTCACGCAGCCTGGAGGTAAAAAGAGTCTCCGCGTGATGGAGTGAGCATCCCGAGCCCCACAGAGTTACCTGTCAGCTGTGGAGAGCTCCGTGCTCACACTGATATTTAATCGACTTAACGTTTAGAAGCAGAAACATCAAATAATTAGACCATTACGGAGCCGAATTTGAGATGATTGCGCACGGATCTTCATGCGCCTTCGGGGCTTTGGCTGCTACATCATCATCACATACATACACCAccgcacgcgcacacacgcacgcacacacagacttgGCCTACACCACCCAAGCTCCAACTTAAAGCTCTTAGTGTCACATGGCATCTCCGGAATGGGCCTTTTTTCACTTTAAGAGGGACGCTAAATATCGCAGAAACACTTTGAACTGCGATTTAATGtccaaaacagaaacacattttcattacaaaTATCAAAAACGAGACATTATATAAGCTTTGTGCATCACTGCGCAGTGTGACTCTGACTGTACATCCCTATTGTAATTCTATAGAACAATACAGTGCTTTCATAAGAGAGGAAACACGCCATCAGGGCACTTTTACGCAGCACATTATACGCTACATCCTACTGTAGCCTACATTAATAACATTATttaggagatttttttttaaaataaaacacatgtaaaGATCATTATAAACTCACTATGTGGTGTGTCATGTGTATCATAAAGAAATATTATAGAAAAATATAgtgatatatatttaaaaaaggaatTTAAGCTGCTGAGTGACATTTGCGCACCAATAACAAGAGGCTTTTACAGGAATATTATTggagaaaatttaaaaaaatgtatacaatAGAGTACAGTTAATTAATATATCATGATCTCATATTTTATACACAACATAATATTATATTTGAATGTTACAAGACTGTGATTTGGAGTTAGAATACACCAAAAATCTGAATTTCcactttattgtattttttccaGACACACCACTACAGATTTCAAGTGCACTCTCAGGTAGATTTTCTCCTCCTACACTTTCGATGTTAAcctaaaacaaacattaaattattaattcatgaattccttcatttattttccctttGCTCCAGGTCCTTTTGGCAACAGTGGCCGCAGGGGCCGACAGACCTACACCCGCTACCAGACTCTGGAGCTGGAGAAGGAGTTCCACTTTAACCGCTACCTGACCAGGAGGCGCCGGATAGAGATCTCCCACGCCCTGTGTCTGACGGAGAGACAGATCAAAATCTGGTTTCAGAACCGCAGGATGAAGTGGAAAAAGGAGAACAAACTCCTCAATCCCTCAAAGACACCCGAGGAGGAGGAACAGGCGGAGAAGAAGAGCTAAAAGGACACTGACAGaaaggcatgtgtgtgtgtgtgtttgtgtgcacactcccaaaataataaaaaaaaggatgtaTTATTTCTTTGTAGATAAAGTGCTGCAAATCACATGTTAGAGACGTGTAGAGTGATAGACTTTATTTCAGTATCTGCACGGTGATAATGTCTTCATTAGGTTAAAATCAGGTCCTCCTCTGTTTGTCCTTGTGCtcgtgtgtgttttatttaggGGACTATGCAAAAATCCgccaaaatgtaaataattttTAGTGTTTAGTTTCTGACAATGTCGTTACCTCATGATCGTAGGCCTactgagttttattttcttattatttgtgttattttatgaCATTAAAAAGAGGCTTTTTGTCCTTCCTACTGTACATCCTGTGGTGTTAGTTGTTCTATGATAGTCTCTAGGCTTGTTGTTTACAGCTGTGCCATCAACACTGACATTTGTACAGATGAGAAATGTTAcatgttatttattgttgttcACATTGTGTTCAATGCACATCTGGATATTGTGTGCAATATTTTGTTTAGGAAATTGTACATAGAAATAAAGGCTTTTTGATGTATATTGGAAAATCTCGTGGCGTCATTTGTGCTCaaggaataatattattataataagcAGCAGTATTAATATTAGTGTTATTATTACAGGGAGCTAAACTGCTTCTAAAGTCACaataaaccaataaaataaGACGATAAATTCACATAAAAGCTGcgtaaagattaaaataatttcCAGTTTGACACTCTACACGTTAAGCTGCCACCAGTGTGGCTGATAAGTCTCTGTTATGTGTTACCTGAGCCTTTTGTGGCCTATATTATCAGCGCGTTACATAAATGATGGATGACTCCAGGGCCTGACAGCGCGTCCCGGCGGGGCGCTACCGCCTCTGTCCGGAAGATGGCGCTCTCTGCCTGCGCGGCTCTCGGGGCGCAGCGGGGAGGCACCATTGACTGGAGCCTAACGACCATTATTTCGTCATCATTTGTAACCATGGAGCATGAATTACCTCTTGAAGTCATCAGTGAGGATTTACGACTGGTCAACAAAGGCACGTGATTCCCGAACGCTCTCCCATATTTGGCCGCATACCTGGCAAAGTACAGTAGGGCTTCATTGCTTATAATTCATGATTGCATCCATAAATCGTGCAAGCACACAGGATTATAGCGACAAAGATCTACAAATCGAGGCTTTAAAAATCCAAGCAAATGAGCTCTTACTTTGTAAACTCGTTCTCAGGGCGCTATCCAAATGGCTCCGACTATCAGTTACTAAATTATGGGACTAACGGCGCTGTGAGCGGTTCCTTCAGAGACCCTGGCACCATGCACTCCGGGTCTTTCGGCTACAACTACAATGGCATGGACCTAACCGTGAACCGCACCAACACCGGCAGCCACTTCGGGGCCGTGAGAGAGGATGCCCGGGGATTCGCGCCGGACGCCCGCTACAGACAGACACCCAACTGCTCGCTCTCATCTCCAGATCCGGTGCCGCCGTCGTGCGCCACGGCCAGCCGGGAGCCGCTGGAACTAAAAagcccctctcctccctctgaccGGAGCTCGACCTCGAGCGGCAACAATCTCAACAAAAGCAACAACGCTCATTTCACGGAGATAGAGGACGCCACCGTCGCCTCCGAGACCGAGGAGGGCGCGCACAGCAGCGGCGGCTCCAGCACGGCACCACgggcgcagcagcagcagcagcagcagcagcagcaccaggacCCCAACGCCACCTCCTCCACTAACACATCAAATGATTGCCAATCGCCACAAATATTCCCCTGGATGCGGAAACTGCACATAAGCCATGGTATATTTACACCTCTAATAATATTTAGTTGTGAAGGATGTCACGCTGATGGTGTGTCATAAATCTGTCAAGTGTTGCATGAGTGAGCAGGTCGGTGTGGATGATTCAGAAAGAGGCAGTATTTGTAAAGTCTTTATGGGGTTGTTTGGGTGCAGGTGAGCTGGAGCCTGAGAGCTTGTGAAATGTGGATTTAAATGTGTGCAGGCTGGCTCGAGATAAGACAGGCAGCTATAGCCGCGTGAGTGTTGTTATGTGTCGTGTTGGTTGCATGCTTCCATCCCTGCATCATTCCATGGTGTGTGACCCTCATGGTGAAGCCAAATTTTCAAAGTCTCGCAGTGCACACCTcgcctctcctcctgctctgctcttgttgttgttgttcagtgcAGTTGCTAATTTTCTGGATTTTCTGTAAAATTGTAGATATGACTGGACCTGATGGGAAAAGGGCCCGAACCGCGTACACCCGGTACCAGACGCTAGAGCTGGAGAAAGAGTTTCACTTCAATAGGTACCTAACCAGGCGGCGGAGGATAGAGATAGCCCACGCCCTGTGTCTTTCCGAAAGACAGATCAAAATCTGGTTTCAGAACCGCAGGATGAAGTGGAAGAAGGACAATAAACTGAAAAGCATGAGTCTTGTGACAGGAGGCAGCGCCTTCCACAACTGAATAACTTTTGGTTGGagagttaaaaaaagaataagtaaaaaacaaataaaaaaaagaatccatGAGTACTGTAAAGCTATTTGAAAGCGCAGCACCTTCCAGCATGCCATTGTGATAGAAAAAGAAGTATTCTGTGGtcttaaaaatgccatttttagTTCCCTGTTGTTGTTCTATGATAGCTTAGATGTCCTGTTTGGAGAAAACAAGATGTAAATATTATTGGGGGTATTAACTGTCCATGCTTTttgctctgtctctccctctttctctctcttgaaGGTGTTTCAACTTGAGCTCTTTATTGTGACTTCTTGACGGTCTAACAGGAGTAAATTCATTGTAcagttacaaacaaacaaaaaaaagaagaagaagaaaagtttcCAAACCATATGCTGCTCTTCATTGAATGTAATGTATCCCGGGGCCATTCAAAGCGCTTTAGTGTCAGTTTTACTGCTATTTTTGATCTTGTGGCCACATCCATAAAGTTTCAAGCCAATGTGTAGCTTTAGGATATTTTGTGCAtctatgattattattattattattgtttaggaTAATTATGAGCAATGCAAATGTATTCAACCTGTCAATGTGATAAATTTTTAGTGCAAAGGGTTATTCTGTGGATAGGCAGTGATGTAAGCTTTTTTCGCCAATAagctttttgtatttgtaagTGAACTCATAGCGCTTGGAAATAAAAGTTTCTCCCAATTGCTTTGTCTCGACTGTATTGTCATTAAATACAAACACGTCATAGTTAGGTTTGCtttttagaagaagaagaagcagctgCGTAAAAACTTGTGCTTCGCTCCTGACCCAAAATAAACCCACTAATGATTAACCTGCACGAATTATAAAAGTGTCACACGAACAAAGATTTTAAGGCGACATCTTTTGGGGCTCTTTGTAGCAGAGACAAAGTGacagagaaaacattttcaaacttaCCTCCTCTGACTCTCTCCTGCAGCGAGGTGCGCGTTTGCCAAATTTGTTGGTGCTAAAATCCCCCAAAAATGAGTGGCTTTGGCTTACAGGTATATAGGCAAGGCTGAAGTTGGTAAAAATCCCCCCTTACCAAAGATTGTATAGGCCTATATTACTTACAGACTGTGAAAAGTCACGTGAGGTCCATAAAGTTGGTTTTATGGTTTTGGGGAGTAGACAATGTACTATATAATTCACAACCTTGAATGAAAGTGACGGCTTAACTGCATGGATGGGACTGGAAAGGCTGGACTGGGGAAGGAAGTGGACTCCAGTTATATTTAGTTAGTTTAAGCTGCTGGGAAAACTTGGGAAAACAGTTTCCATAAAAATATTGTTGgtgctttaattttatttttaaatgccaGGTTAAATAtgtggatttattttaaaaaatgctgtctTTCAATTTGAGATAAAATCCaaatttatttcacatttctgCAAGTGGAGGAACTCTAATTATTTCACacttttaatgtttgttaaaatgaaaatatcagCTGAAACTGTTTGGAACAAAAGGCGTTTAAGGCCTGTTTTTCTGCGCAGCTGTGCATGAGTTtcttgtgtttaaaaaataaataaataaacacacaaaaagctttattttgcaaaatgttttaggaggaaaaaaatctaattattcGGCTTTAACTCGAGGCTTTATACAAGTGACATGAAACGAACTTGAGCGAGCTCCTGGAGTGATTTATGCCGATGTGTCAAGTCATCGAGCGGCCAAAGGTGAAGTCTCGGACAACCCTGAGCTGGACACACAGGCTTCACTGCTTTAACATAAAGAAATCTGCAGGCTATAGCTTACACATGCGTGGGCTTATATGCATTTGTCTAATAAAACATAATGATATTATCTCCGGGAAACTAAAGGTTATATGAGATTTGTGCAATATTTCCCAAAGTCTTTTCATTGCAGGTAAaaagggaggagaaaaaaaaagttaaaaccaGTGGTGGGCTATATGGGTCCCAGACATTTTCCACATATTCATAACTATTAAGTGGCAATTTAACCAGCGTAATGAGTATTGCATATTGATAGGGGTAATCTGTACCCGGATCTCATGCATAATTCATGGCGGCGGGGATCATCGCTGGGTCAGGAGACGATATAGACTGCTGCAGCCGCAGATGCGTCAGGAGGAGGAAGCGCACTGCTGCCAGACTTTGCACTGTCACGATCGAGAGGGAGAAAAGTGTGTTTTGCACATGAGATTATAGACATATATGCTTTTATTCCTAGTATATTTAAGAATCTAGATAGTGTGAATTTGCTGAAAAATCACTGCAAACATGCTGCGTAAATTTGCCACATGCTCTCCTCTGTGCGCTCTGCTTTGCAACAAGACTCGTTTGAGAGTTTTGACACGTGTATAAAAAGAAGTGcaacatatacagtaaataataataatccaccAAACATCATTTTTAACCACGTGTCATAATTTTGATATAAAATCCATTTAAACACTACTTCCTGACGCAGCGTCTGTTTCAACGCAGTTAACGTAAATAATAAATTCCCAAATAAGCTCTAAAATAAATGTCAGCACAGaaaatgcctttattttacaattaaataaaataacttcataTCAGGAACCATTTAAACCCCAGCACATGTCACGTGGGATTTAA
The Epinephelus moara isolate mb chromosome 13, YSFRI_EMoa_1.0, whole genome shotgun sequence genome window above contains:
- the hoxb6b gene encoding homeobox protein Hox-B6b isoform X2; the encoded protein is MSSYFVNSTFPVSLPGGQDSLLGQIPLYSSGYTDPLRHYSNAATYGAANMQEKVYPASYYQQTGAAAAAIYGRAGGGAPCDYNPVGTFYKDAEGSCAFSNRDDQPLFVTQEQRKAECPEQTVSMSSSIDDKSSTLIYPWMQRMNACSAGPFGNSGRRGRQTYTRYQTLELEKEFHFNRYLTRRRRIEISHALCLTERQIKIWFQNRRMKWKKENKLLNPSKTPEEEEQAEKKS
- the hoxb5b gene encoding homeobox protein Hox-B5b, with the translated sequence MSSYFVNSFSGRYPNGSDYQLLNYGTNGAVSGSFRDPGTMHSGSFGYNYNGMDLTVNRTNTGSHFGAVREDARGFAPDARYRQTPNCSLSSPDPVPPSCATASREPLELKSPSPPSDRSSTSSGNNLNKSNNAHFTEIEDATVASETEEGAHSSGGSSTAPRAQQQQQQQQQHQDPNATSSTNTSNDCQSPQIFPWMRKLHISHDMTGPDGKRARTAYTRYQTLELEKEFHFNRYLTRRRRIEIAHALCLSERQIKIWFQNRRMKWKKDNKLKSMSLVTGGSAFHN
- the hoxb6b gene encoding homeobox protein Hox-B6b isoform X1, translating into MSSYFVNSTFPVSLPGGQDSLLGQIPLYSSGYTDPLRHYSNAATYGAANMQEKVYPASYYQQTGAAAAAIYGRAGGGAPCDYNPVGTFYKDAEGSCAFSNRDDQPLFVTQEQRKAECPEQTVSMSSSIDDKSSTLIYPWMQRMNACSADTPLQISSALSGPFGNSGRRGRQTYTRYQTLELEKEFHFNRYLTRRRRIEISHALCLTERQIKIWFQNRRMKWKKENKLLNPSKTPEEEEQAEKKS